A genomic region of Papaver somniferum cultivar HN1 chromosome 7, ASM357369v1, whole genome shotgun sequence contains the following coding sequences:
- the LOC113296896 gene encoding methyltransferase-like protein 6, which translates to MELKEAQYFSKDFEWEKLREEIENDISLRYHLESPPSSSSFSLSKDSEAWQNFHSRHYSGRFFKERRYLLKEFPELLDCDENSKVLEIGCGNGSTVLPILRGKHSTIVYACDCSMEALDRAKEIIETADGVSAKHRFCPFVCDFSVNKFPNWLICNTCRRISMKQLVVCETDVKDDKDTDLGASTALKEAQCCVGGVNFVTLMFTLSAVPSEKMPPAIAECLAVLRPGGVLLFRDYGLYDMTMLRFPANQRIGLREYVRSDGTRSYLFCLETVRELFVAAGFIELELDYCCINSVNRRNGKSMRRVWVHGKFQKPI; encoded by the exons ATGGAACTCAAGGAGGCGCagtatttttcgaaagatttcgAGTGGGAGAAGCTCAGAGAAGAAATCGAAAATGATATTTCTCTTCGTTACCATCTAGAATCCcctccatcatcatcatctttttctCTTTCAAAAGATTCTGAGGCATGGCAAAATTTCCACAGTCGTCACTACTCTGGAAGGTTCTTCAAG GAAAGGAGGTATTTATTGAAAGAATTTCCAGAATTACttgattgtgatgaaaattctaagGTTTTGGAGATTGGATGTGGGAATGGTAGCACTGTTCTGCCCATTTTACG TGGCAAACACAGCaccattgtatatgcttgtgaTTGTAGCATGGAGGCTCTTGATAGAGCGAAGGAAATAATAGAAACAGCTGATGGGGTCTCAGCCAAGCATCGGTTTTGTCCATTTGTCTGTGACTTTTCTGTGAATAAATTTCCAAATTGGCTGATTTGTAATACCTGTCGTAGAATATCTATGAAACAGCTGGTGGTTTGTGAAACAG ATGTTAAAGATGACAAAGATACAGATTTAGGTGCATCAACCGCCTTGAAGGAAGCCCAATGTTGTGTAGGTGGGGTTAATTTTGTTACCTTG ATGTTCACATTATCAGCTGTACCATCTGAAAAGATGCCACCAGCAATTGCAGAATGCCTTGCTGTTCTAAGGCCTGGTGGCGTGCTCCTATTCAGAGATTATG GTCTTTATGACATGACAATGCTTCGATTTCCAGCAAACCAAAGAATAGGATTAAGGGAGTACGTGCGATCTGATGGAACACGTTCTTACCTCTTCTGCCTTGAAACAGTGAGGGAGCTTTTTGTTGCTGCAGGTTTTATTGAG CTTGAGCTTGATTACTGTTGCATCAACTCAGTGAACCGTCGAAATGGGAAGAGCATGCGGAGAGTTTGGGttcatggaaagtttcaaaagCCCATTTGA
- the LOC113296895 gene encoding protein unc-13 homolog, translated as MGYHSRRESYAGTSSFCSTRSDFDQLLETVDLDWPFGKVEGVDKDDLRETAYEVFFTSCRSSPGFGGRNALSYYPSGHDNSNGDGGSFGGGGNGRNNNGSGLVATSRLKRTLGLKSVKRMSPRRTNSNPSSPRSPKSPNNGNNNNNHHPTFTTLPVRFKRPMTSAEIMRQQMRVSEQSDNRLRKTLMRTLVGQMGRRAETIILPLELLRHLKASEFNNAHEYHLWQKRQLKILEAGLLQYPSIPLDRSNTTAMKLREIIDGCEMKPIDIGKNSETMPILCNCVVSLAWRSNNGSSSDVCHWADGSPFNIHLYLYLLYAIFDIKDETLVLDEVDELLELMKKTWSTLGISKIMHNICFTWVFFQQYVATSQTEQDLLGASIAMLAEVENDVKRANRDAMYIKTLSSVLGSIYAWAEKRLVDYHGSFQKGISGMMENLLSLALTASKTLDDLNVVQERGDAVDESDGKVDFFIRSSLRNAFSKMLETGANSLTNEEQEDDTSEALLQLAKETEELAAKEKLTFSPTLKRWHPIPTGVASVTLHSCYGAVLRQYLSGVSTLSNEVIRVLERAGKLEKILVQMVVEDSVDSEDGGKAVVREMVPYEVDSIILNLLKTWIGERLEKLHEYLERAKETETWNPKSKTEPYTQSAVDIMRLAKEIANDFFEIPIGISEDIIQDLADGLEHHFQDYINFVASCGSKQSYIPSLPPLTRCNRDSRFLKLWRKASPCKMVPEDLHRGGITDGHHPRPSTSRGTQRLYIRLNTLHYLLYELHSLDKILSLSPRHQLPSHRSRAPNCRRNLSFSPSYFDHARSTIQTATQNVSEVAAYRLIFLDSNSVFYDSLYVGDVVNARVRPAVRILKQNLVLLSAMVTDKAQPLAIKEVMKATFEAYLMVLLAGGSSRIFTRSDHEMLEEDFESLKRVFCTCGEGVVAEDVVEREAETVEGVVGLMGQSTEQLVEDFSIVACETSGMGVVGAGQKLPMPPTSGRWNRADPNTILRVLCHRNDGIANRFLKTTFQLAKRC; from the exons ATGGGATATCATTCTCGTCGGGAATCCTACGCAGGAACGTCATCATTCTGCTCAACCCGATCAGACTTTGATCAATTGCTTGAAACTGTCGACCTTGATTGGCCATTCGGTAAAGTAGAGGGTGTCGATAAAGATGATCTTCGAGAAACTGCATACGAAGTGTTCTTCACGTCATGCCGTTCTTCGCCAGGGTTCGGTGGGAGGAATGCATTGTCATATTACCCCTCTGGTCATGACAACAGCAATGGGGATGGTGGTAGTTTTGGTGGAGGAGGAAATGGGAGGAATAATAATGGGTCTGGTTTGGTGGCCACCAGTAGATTAAAACGAACTCTTGGATTGAAGTCGGTGAAACGAATGTCACCAAGGAGAACAAATTCAAATCCGTCGTCGCCAAGATCACCGAAGTCGCCGAATAatggtaataataataataatcatcaTCCTACTTTCACCACTTTGCCGGTCAGATTCAAACGGCCAATGACATCCGCTGAGATTATGAGGCAGCAAATGAGAGTTTCTGAACAAAGCGATAACCGGCTCAGGAAAACCTTAATGAGAACACTTGTTGGTCAG ATGGGCAGGAGAGCAGAGACCATTATTCTCCCTCTGGAGCTTCTCCGCCACCTAAAAGCCTCGGAATTCAACAATGCGCATGAATATCATCTCTGGCAGAAACGGCAACTAAAAATCCTTGAAGCAGGTCTGCTCCAATACCCGTCAATCCCATTAGACCGATCAAACACCACGGCGATGAAGCTCCGTGAAATCATTGACGGTTGTGAAATGAAGCCTATTGATATTGGAAAGAATTCTGAAACAATGCCAATATTATGCAACTGCGTCGTTTCGTTAGCATGGCGAAGCAATAACGGATCCTCTTCAGATGTATGTCATTGGGCTGACGGATCACCATTCAACATTCACCTGTACTTATATTTACTCTACGCAATCTTTGATATTAAAGATGAAACGTTAGTTCTTGACGAGGTTGATGAGTTACTAGAACTTATGAAAAAGACATGGTCTACTCTAGGAATCAGCAAAATCATGCATAATATTTGTTTCACATGGGTGTTTTTTCAACAATACGTAGCGACTTCGCAGACGGAGCAAGACCTTTTAGGTGCTTCTATTGCAATGTTGGCCGAAGTGGAGAACGATGTGAAGAGAGCTAATCGAGACGCTATGTATATTAAGACGCTATCGTCCGTCTTGGGATCAATTTATGCATGGGCAGAAAAGAGACTTGTTGATTACCATGGGAGCTTTCAGAAAGGTATATCTGGAATGATGGAAAACCTTCTGTCGCTTGCCTTAACTGCTTCAAAAACCTTGGATGACCTTAATGTGGTGCAAGAGAGGGGGGATGCAGTAGACGAATCAGACGGCAAAGTGGATTTTTTTATAAGGTCGTCCTTGAGAAATGCGTTCTCAAAG ATGTTGGAAACTGGGGCAAATAGTCTGACTAACGAGGAACAAGAAGATGATACAAGTGAAGCGCTGCTCCAACTAGCTAAAGAAACTGAAGAACTGGCCGCGAAAGAAAAGCTTACGTTTAGTCCAACATTGAAGAGATGGCACCCAATACCAACGGGTGTTGCTTCTGTGACTCTCCATAGTTGTTATGGAGCTGTCTTAAGACAATACTTAAGCGGGGTATCCACATTGTCAAATGAGGTAATAAGAGTTCTTGAAAGAGCGGGAAAACTAGAGAAGATTTTGGTTCAAATGGTGGTGGAAGACTCTGTTGATTCTGAAGATGGAGGAAAGGCAGTTGTCAGGGAAATGGTCCCGTACGAAGTCGACTCTATCATTTTAAACCTCTTGAAAACTTGGATCGGTGAAAGAttggaaaaattgcatgaatatctTGAAAGGGCTAAGGAAACTGAG ACATGGAACCCAAAATCTAAAACGGAACCGTATACTCAATCTGCCGTCGACATAATGAGATTGGCCAAGGAGATTGCAAATGATTTCTTTGAAATCCCAATTGGTATTTCTGAGGATATAATTCAAGATCTTGCAGATGGCTTAGAACATCACTTTCAAGATTACATCAACTTCGTTGCGTCTTGCG GCTCAAAACAAAGCTACATTCCATCTCTTCCCCCTTTGACCAGATGCAACAGAGACTCGAGATTCTTGAAGCTGTGGAGGAAAGCAAGTCCATGTAAGATGGTCCCTGAGGATTTGCATCGAGGTGGGATAACAGACGGTCACCACCCTCGTCCGTCTACAAGCCGTGGAACACAACGACTTTATATTCGCCTTAACACTCTCCATTACCTTCTTTATGAACTGCATTCCTTGGATAAAATACTCTCTTTGTCTCCTAGGCATCAACTTCCCTCTCACCGATCTCGAGCTCCTAATTGCCGCCGCAACCTTTCTTTTTCCCCTTCATACTTTGACCATGCTCGTTCCACCATTCAGACCGCCACTCAGAATGTCTCTGAAGTTGCCGCTTACAGGCTTATCTTTCTCGACTCAAACTCAGTTTTCTACGATAGCCTTTACGTAGGCGACGTAGTGAATGCTAGAGTCCGTCCTGCTGTGCGCATTCTAAAGCAAAATCTTGTGCTTTTATCCGCAATGGTCACTGATAAAGCTCAGCCTTTAGCTATAAAAGAAGTAATGAAAGCTACATTTGAAGCTTATCTCATGGTGTTACTTGCTGGAGGAAGTAGTAGGATATTTACGAGGTCGGATCATGAAATGCTTGAAGAGGATTTTGAGAGTCTGAAACGTGTATTTTGTACTTGTGGAGAGGGAGTTGTTGCAGAAGATGTTGTGGAGAGGGAAGCAGAAACAGTTGAAGGGGTTGTAGGATTAATGGGACAATCTACAGAACAGCTGGTTGAAGACTTCTCAATTGTTGCGTGCGAAACGAGCGGCATGGGTGTGGTGGGTGCAGGGCAAAAACTGCCAATGCCACCTACATCAGGAAGGTGGAATAGAGCTGATCCAAACACTATCTTGAGGGTTTTGTGCCATAGAAATGATGGCATTgcaaatagatttttgaaaactaCTTTTCAATTAGCAAAGAGGTGCTAA